Proteins encoded within one genomic window of Nitrospirota bacterium:
- a CDS encoding tRNA1(Val) (adenine(37)-N6)-methyltransferase: protein METTLDGIRDIKVYQNKEGYRFSVDAVLLYTFVDMRYARNIADLGTGSGIIGLLLARKYPKAKVTLVELQQSLYRLAVKNVTINDLDERVTAVLSDIRHLKENCDPMTQDLVVSNPPFRKPATGKLSIGQERAIARHELALKIKELAEAASYLLKAKGRFFMIYHPERLPEAFDALRSCRLEPKRIRFVHNDPGAGSKIVLIEAVKESRPGARIERPLFIYNADGSYTAEVSAMYGDGR from the coding sequence ATGGAAACAACGCTTGACGGTATCCGGGACATAAAGGTCTATCAGAATAAGGAAGGGTATCGTTTCTCGGTCGACGCCGTTCTTCTGTATACCTTTGTTGATATGCGCTATGCAAGGAATATTGCTGATCTGGGGACCGGCTCCGGCATCATAGGGCTGCTCCTTGCCCGTAAATATCCAAAGGCCAAAGTCACTCTGGTCGAGCTGCAGCAGTCTCTGTACCGCCTGGCAGTGAAGAATGTCACGATCAACGATCTCGACGAGAGAGTGACGGCAGTTCTTTCTGATATCAGGCATCTAAAGGAGAACTGTGATCCCATGACCCAGGATCTTGTGGTATCAAATCCACCCTTCAGAAAACCGGCAACAGGAAAGCTCAGTATCGGCCAGGAGAGGGCCATTGCCCGGCATGAACTGGCACTCAAGATCAAAGAGCTTGCGGAGGCCGCCTCATATCTGCTTAAGGCAAAGGGGCGTTTCTTTATGATCTACCATCCTGAAAGGCTTCCTGAAGCATTTGATGCCCTCAGATCCTGCCGTCTTGAACCAAAAAGGATCAGATTTGTCCATAATGATCCTGGCGCAGGGTCCAAGATCGTTCTGATCGAGGCGGTCAAGGAGTCCAGGCCAGGCGCCAGGATCGAAAGGCCTCTCTTTATATACAATGCCGACGGCTCCTATACGGCCGAAGTAAGTGCAATGTATGGAGACGGCAGATGA
- a CDS encoding HAD-IA family hydrolase: protein MLKLIIFDLDGTLVDSSMDLTNALNYAIEPCAIKKLTAAQTRSLVGEGITKLIENLLGPDRRDFQSLVLDRFMSHYSDHLVDFTVPYPGVAETLKDLSSYRKAVISNKREFLSRMVLEKLGLLQYFDAVLGSDSVGEKKPSPGPLMKVMDMLCCQPAETVIVGDSNVDIEAGKAAGTMTCAVTYGFRDVSLLQDADLVIDAFPDVSVVLAGR from the coding sequence ATGCTGAAGCTGATCATTTTTGACCTTGACGGAACGCTGGTCGATTCGAGTATGGATCTTACCAATGCACTGAATTATGCCATCGAGCCCTGTGCGATAAAGAAACTGACAGCAGCTCAGACGAGAAGTCTTGTCGGCGAAGGCATTACAAAACTCATAGAAAATCTGCTGGGACCTGACCGCCGTGACTTTCAATCACTGGTCCTTGACAGGTTCATGTCCCATTATTCAGATCACCTTGTCGATTTTACCGTGCCCTATCCCGGGGTTGCCGAGACGCTGAAAGATCTGTCTTCCTACAGAAAAGCCGTGATCTCGAACAAGAGGGAATTCCTCTCAAGGATGGTACTTGAGAAACTCGGGCTTCTGCAGTATTTCGATGCTGTGCTCGGAAGCGATAGTGTTGGTGAGAAAAAGCCTTCTCCAGGACCGCTTATGAAGGTGATGGATATGCTCTGTTGCCAGCCTGCAGAAACAGTGATCGTTGGAGACAGCAACGTTGATATCGAGGCAGGCAAGGCAGCAGGTACCATGACCTGCGCCGTGACCTATGGTTTCCGGGATGTCAGTCTTCTTCAGGATGCTGATCTTGTTATCGATGCGTTCCCTGACGTCTCCGTGGTATTGGCGGGAAGATGA